A genomic window from Exiguobacterium acetylicum DSM 20416 includes:
- a CDS encoding Cof-type HAD-IIB family hydrolase, protein MANQKVVFFDIDGTLLHDGHFVPESTKQAIRKLQENGVYVALATGRGPAMLSGIRELLNIDTIIGYNGQIVVHQNEIIYKRPQPKTDLTHLTQQAKENGHTLVYLGETKGFTTKSNDTHVVDSLGDLDMPLPIHDEEAFLSHDVFQTLVYCTAEEEADYVKRYDAFDFIRWHPHAMDVINVGSSKAEGIKQFLKLTNIRREDTFAFGDALNDLEMLRYVGTGIAMGNGLPETKAAADYVTKPILEDGIAHGLKEFQLI, encoded by the coding sequence ACCTTATTGCATGATGGTCATTTTGTTCCGGAATCAACAAAACAGGCAATTCGTAAGCTTCAAGAAAATGGTGTTTATGTAGCGCTCGCAACTGGACGCGGACCTGCGATGTTGTCTGGAATCCGTGAACTACTCAACATCGATACGATTATCGGCTATAACGGGCAAATCGTCGTTCATCAAAATGAAATCATCTACAAACGTCCACAACCGAAGACGGATTTAACGCATTTAACGCAGCAAGCGAAAGAAAACGGGCATACACTCGTTTATCTTGGTGAAACAAAAGGCTTCACGACGAAATCAAATGACACGCATGTCGTAGATTCGCTCGGCGATCTCGACATGCCATTACCGATTCACGATGAAGAAGCTTTCTTATCGCATGATGTTTTCCAAACGCTCGTTTACTGTACGGCCGAAGAAGAAGCGGATTATGTTAAACGGTATGACGCATTCGATTTCATTCGTTGGCACCCACACGCAATGGATGTCATCAATGTCGGTTCTTCGAAAGCAGAAGGGATCAAACAATTCCTGAAATTGACGAACATTCGCCGCGAAGATACCTTTGCATTCGGTGATGCTTTAAACGATCTAGAGATGCTCCGCTACGTTGGAACCGGTATTGCGATGGGCAACGGACTTCCAGAAACGAAAGCTGCTGCTGATTACGTCACGAAACCGATTCTCGAAGACGGGATCGCACACGGATTAAAAGAGTTCCAACTGATTTAA
- a CDS encoding cytochrome d ubiquinol oxidase subunit II, with product MDVQTLGITVLWTFLYGYLIVASIDFGAGFYAFYSKYTKRDHLTNRLILRYLSPVWEVTNVFFVFFFVGLVGFFPDTAYYFGTALLVPASIVLVLIAIRGSFYAFANYGSNDSMFYTFLYGATGLLIPAAMSTTLTISQGGFIRKTNETVEFLGTKLFTNFYSWSVVALAIVSVLYISAMFLLFYADKAKDEGATPLIRKWALFWSGPTILVCALVFFGLKNQAAWHYENILNGNWWWFAASFIFFLVAVTLVYMKKNYGIAFVAVMLQYGVAWFGYGYTHLPYILYPYIDINKAVVNETMASALVVVFIFGLLLLIPALYLILRLFLFDNDYVRGKSSK from the coding sequence TTGGACGTTCAAACACTAGGAATTACGGTCCTTTGGACTTTCCTGTACGGATATCTCATCGTTGCCTCAATTGACTTCGGTGCTGGATTTTATGCCTTTTATTCAAAATATACGAAGCGGGATCATTTAACGAATCGATTGATTCTTCGTTATCTCTCACCAGTGTGGGAGGTAACGAACGTCTTCTTCGTATTCTTCTTCGTCGGACTAGTCGGGTTCTTCCCGGATACCGCTTATTATTTCGGTACGGCACTGCTTGTGCCAGCCTCAATCGTTCTTGTATTGATTGCAATTCGCGGTAGCTTCTATGCATTTGCCAATTATGGATCAAACGACAGCATGTTCTATACGTTCTTATATGGAGCAACTGGTCTATTGATTCCGGCGGCGATGTCAACGACATTGACGATCAGTCAAGGTGGTTTTATTCGTAAAACGAATGAAACAGTCGAGTTTTTAGGAACAAAATTATTTACGAACTTTTACTCTTGGTCGGTCGTAGCACTCGCTATCGTATCCGTCCTCTATATCAGTGCGATGTTCCTTTTGTTCTACGCAGATAAAGCGAAGGATGAAGGGGCTACTCCGCTAATTCGTAAATGGGCACTCTTCTGGAGTGGTCCGACGATTCTTGTCTGTGCACTCGTCTTCTTTGGATTGAAAAATCAAGCGGCATGGCACTATGAGAACATCTTAAACGGGAACTGGTGGTGGTTCGCTGCTAGTTTCATCTTCTTCCTCGTTGCGGTAACACTCGTCTACATGAAGAAGAATTACGGAATTGCCTTCGTCGCGGTCATGTTACAGTATGGAGTGGCATGGTTTGGTTACGGTTATACGCACTTACCATATATCTTGTATCCATATATCGATATCAACAAAGCGGTCGTTAACGAAACAATGGCTTCCGCACTCGTCGTCGTCTTCATCTTCGGACTCTTACTCTTGATTCCGGCGTTGTACTTGATTTTACGACTCTTCTTGTTCGATAACGATTATGTGCGTGGGAAATCCTCAAAATAA
- a CDS encoding potassium channel family protein, giving the protein MNGEFAVIGLGRFGGSIVRELSKNGYDVLAIDSDEERVNEFMGIATHSVIADTTDENVLKSLGIRNFDHVIVAIGENIQASILTTLILKELGVQSITVKATNDYHEKVLRKIGADFIVHPERDMGVRIANGLMSSNILDYLDLSQEFSIVEIKVSDRMAKQTLIDLDLRSKYGANVVAIKRGENVLISLQADEMIEKGDYLVVIGENEDLDRLERAIHKVKN; this is encoded by the coding sequence ATGAATGGAGAGTTTGCAGTAATTGGACTAGGGCGCTTTGGTGGCTCGATCGTCCGAGAACTATCAAAAAATGGTTATGATGTTTTAGCGATTGACTCCGACGAGGAGCGCGTCAATGAATTCATGGGAATTGCGACGCATTCCGTCATCGCGGACACGACGGATGAGAATGTCTTAAAAAGTCTAGGAATCCGAAACTTCGATCATGTCATCGTTGCCATCGGGGAAAATATTCAAGCATCCATCTTGACGACATTGATTTTAAAAGAGCTCGGGGTACAATCGATCACCGTTAAAGCGACGAACGATTACCACGAAAAAGTATTACGAAAAATCGGAGCAGATTTCATCGTTCACCCAGAACGGGATATGGGCGTCCGAATTGCGAACGGTTTAATGAGTTCAAATATTCTTGACTATCTCGACTTATCTCAAGAATTTTCGATCGTTGAAATTAAAGTTAGTGATCGGATGGCGAAACAAACATTGATTGATCTCGATCTACGGAGCAAATACGGGGCGAACGTCGTCGCCATTAAACGTGGAGAAAACGTTCTGATTTCTTTACAAGCTGATGAAATGATCGAAAAAGGAGATTATCTCGTCGTCATTGGTGAAAATGAGGATCTCGACCGTCTAGAGCGCGCGATTCATAAAGTGAAGAATTAA